The genomic stretch CTTGCGCAAATATATGCGAGTACCATTCGGGTGGCATGGAGCAATAATATAGAAATAATCTACAATACAATCAGTGGCACCTCATATGACAGCCAGTCTGCTACGCTATTCATTGACACCCTGTGTTCCAATATCAGTTTTTATAATAACCAAATCACAGAAGAAGGATCAGGATATGTATTGATGGATGCTAAAGTACGCGCGACTGGCGATTACAATAATCTATATTCGAGGGGTGGAAAATATGCCTATGTAGGCGGGCAGGAAGCAAACTCATTGGCAGAATTACAGTCCTTTAGAGGTACCAACCTGAACAGCTTGTCAGAAGATCCACGATATCTTTCGGACAGTGTGATGATCCCGCTTAATGCCATTTTACAAGATAAGGGTACTCCATCAAGCACCGTTATGGATGATTACTTCGGAAACGTAAGGAGCACCTCAACCCCCGATATTGGGGCGTACGAGTATGATCTTGAACAGGCCGATGGAGGCGTAACAGGCCTTTATAGCCAGCATAAGACACCATGCCAGGGCGTCAATACTATATATGCACGAATTCGCAATTATGGGGTGGACACCCTCAAGTCACTTGTAATTAATTGGCAAGCAAATGATACCGCGCAGACTTCGGTTGTATGGACTGGAGCCTTGGCCCCTGGTTTATACAAAGATTCGATCGTGGTTGGATTTGCCCACGCCACAGAGGGCCTGGGCATTGAGGTGATGGCCTGGACTTCTGCGCCCAACGCCCAACGGTCAAGCCAATGGTTCGCATTCAGCGGACACCACTGCCTATAGCTTTGCAAGTACCGCATTGGCAGGAACCTACACCATTGGAGGAGCCTCTCCTGACTTTGCTGATATTCAGGCAGCCGTGGATGCACTGCATTCTTACGGGATATGCAGTGATGTAACTTTTAAAATTAGGGATGGCATTTACAATGAACAGGTGGAGCTGAACGAATTTGTTGATTCCGGCCAAAGCATGTCAGTAAATTTTGAAGCCGAAACTCCCTCCACCAAAGGCGTAAAATGGGAATACCAAAATAGCAGCGAGGATTCAGATTTTGTCCTGATGCTGAAAGGTACCAATAACGTACGGTTCAGGCATATTACATTTAACAGTGCACGGGGAGATTATACCGGCTTGGTACTTGGCGATGGCCACTTGAATAATATCTCTTTTGAACACTGTATATTCCAAGTTGACACTGTTATATCTTCCTCGTCCTCCGATCATTATTCGATTTATCTGAAAGGAGACTTAAATGGAATATCGTTTAAAAATAATGTGATTAATGGAAATTATTACGGACTGTCTATTTTACCAAATTATGGCAATTATGTAAGCCTTGAGGATAACCGGTTCAGCGGTCAACAGCAAATGGCCATTAGCGTAGCGAGGACTGGCAATCTTTTGGTCAGCGGAAATTATATGGCTAATGCAGGATGGGGCATGTCGCTTTCGCAATTACTGGATTCGGTTGTAGTAAAGAATAATCAGGTATATGTGAACGGGAACATAGGAATCTTCCTGCGGCAATTGAAGAAGAATAGCCTGACCATGTTCAATAATTTTATTGTTATAGATGGATATTTTGCTGTAGCCAGGGGTTTATTCATTCAAGATTCATGGGGGCTTAACATTTATCACAACAGCATTGTGATGGGGATGACAGGAAGCGGTGCCAGCAGCGCTGTGGAGCTTGACAATGTGCGGGAACTAAATTTCCTGAACAACATTGTGTCGGGCAAAGAAGGCGCTTATGTGTATGTTATTGAAAATAATTGTCAGGACTTGTTTTTTGACCATAACGCGCTTTATTCCAAAAACAACTATGTGAACCTTAAAGGGGTCAAGATTTTTTCCAATTTCAATGAATGGCAAGGTTATCAGATCGGTTCACAGCAGCAGGATATGAACTCCGTGGATGTATTGCCCGATTTTGTTTCCATAACCGATCTTCATTTGATAAACGACAGCGGAGTGGGGGGTATGGGCATACCTGTTGGCATAGTTGCCAATGATATTGACGGGGAAAGCAGGGATATTTTGATGCCGGACATAGGCGCTGATGAAGTTAATGATAAAAGCCAGGTGGATGCGGGTATTTATAAGGTGGAAATTCAGGGGAATAAATATTGTGAAGGAAACAGGACACTAACCGCAGTAATTAAAAACTACGGTATAGATACGCTGACTACTTTGACGATTGAATGGAAAGTGAATCAGGTAAACCAAACAACAGCGCAATGGAATGGTAAATTGTCCCCGAATGATACGGCTTCGATCTTTCTTGACACTTTAAATATTGCGCAAGACAGCGGGTATGATTTCTCAGTCTGGACTACGATGCCGAATGGAGTGGCGGACAGCGTGGCATCCAATGATTCATTCCATATTTCTTTTCACACGGATCGTGGCGTTAGCCTGCCAGACAGCGCCTTTGTCTGCATGCCCGATAGCTTAATGCTGACTGCCGAAATATTCAAGTCAGTCTTGTGGAACACTTCCGAGACCACAGTAAGCATTTTTGTTAAAGATTCCGGAACCTACTCCGTGGAGGTGGAGACGGTGAATGGATGCAAGTACAGTGATAGCACAAAGGTCATTGTTGATGAAGATTGTGTGTGGCCGGGAGACGCAAACGCAGATGGAATTGTAAACAACCTGGACATCCTCGCCATCGGTGTGAAGCACGGAAAAACGGGCCCTGCCAGATTGTACGATTCAGGTTACTGGGCGCCCCACCACGTGCTGACCTGGAAAGATACCCTGGCTAATGGCGTGGACATAAAGCACACGGATTGTGATGGGGATGGCATCATCAACTATCTTGATACCAATATTGTGTCAAGAAATTATTCATATACGCACAACAAGGCTGGTGGTACGGTTTCAGGTGTCAGTGGTGATCCTGTACTTGCGGTATCTTTTACCAAATCCAATTATAATCCTGGTGATGAAGTTGTTGTGAATGTTAGCTTCGGGGATGACCAAATCAACGCGCAGGATATTTATGGACTAGCTTTTTCGCTTAATCGGCCGGATGATCTTATTGAGCCGGGGAGCATAAGCTGGGATTATAGTGGCAGTTGGCTAAGTGGTGCAGGACCAGCACTTTTAGTTTTTAATAAATGGACAGGCCAGGGGTACCGAATAGAGAGTGCCATTTCAAGGGTAAATCAAACCAACAAGAGCGGTTCCGGTACTATTGCTACGCTGCGGTTTCATTTAAAGAGTTCTGTATCTGTTGATAAAATGGTAATAAAATTTGAGAACGTTCATATTATTGATAATAATGAAATTCCGGTACCATTTATTACCAAGAGTGATTCTGTGATCTTTAAAACAGGCGTAACAGGAAATGATTTACGTCCAGCCGTTCTTGTTTATCCCAATCCTGCCAATGATCTGATTTATATAGATTATGGAACTTTGGTAGTCAGCTCAATGATATTGACGGATTTGAATGGAAAGATTATTCGTCAAATTGAAAAACCTGAAGGCCCGAAACATACATTGAACGTGGAAGGACTGCCTCAGGGCATTTACTTATTGCAAATAAAATCTCAGGAAAGTATCATTGTTAATCGAATAGGAATTGGATTTTAATTTATCATTGGTCCGCAATTACTGGCGGATGAGAAGAAAATAGTCCAATCCCTCTGTATTACGCTCAATACAACACATCATGCTCGCGCAGGAATGAGACCGTGGCGTCTTCTCCTTCTTTCAGTTGGTTCTGCTGGTAAGATTGGAATTGCTCTGCCGTCATTATAATTTGCATTTCCGTGCGCATCGTCTCTTTCGATTCTTTAATATCCTTGCCAAATTCCTGCTTGTCCTTAGTATCCCTGTACTGTTCCCGAAGCTCATGCACTCGGTCATAATTTTTCAGCGAGGCCTCCACCAGCTTTTTCTCCTGCTTGTCATCCAGCTTTATTTCATCACCTACAGCAGCCCAATAGTTCTGAAGTTTTGCCTCCAGGAAAGCGCGTTTCTTTTCCGCCATCAGGTCGTGGTATTTTCTCATTTGCTTAAAACTCAGCAAATCGGCAAACTTGGCCTCAAGGTTCTGCATGTACCACCGCTTTTTTTCCCGGTCGCTCCAGTCCCAATCCTGGAGGTTGGCAACGGCTGCGTAGTTCTGCTTCAGAATGTATCTCACCTGTTCCTGCTGCTCTTCTGATAGGTCCAGTTGGCGCGTCAGCGTATCGAGTTCCTGTTCTATGAATTTATCGGTGGATACGCTCCGATCATTCACTTGGGCCACAACGAATTCCGGTAGAAAAATAGCTATAATTGCGAGGAGTGAAAATAACTTCTTCATTTGTCTGGTCATTTGGTTCATATTCAAAACACCACGCCCGCCAAATTGCTCAAAGTATTTGGAATTTATGGGGATAGGCGTGAATAAAACGGATGAGACTGATTTGCACTAATTTCTTCAACTCTTTTAAATATCGTTACCGGTAGTTGTTGCCTAATAATAGGTATTCGTACTGAAAAAATGAACGGTACGGAGGATCTGTTTGGTTCCTGATGTATTTATTGTACTCTAGTTTACCCCGCCATTGGTGGTTTTTAAAACCCTCCCGGAATTTCTGGTGGCCCATCCTGTATTCCGGTTAATAAAAAAGATGCTTCTGATGTGACTGGTGCTTGTTCCTGATACAGAACTGGGCGCACTCCAGCTATTTCCACCATTTGTGGTTCGCAAAATGGTCCCGGAATTTCCACAGACCCATCCATAAAGTGAATCAATAAAAAAAACATCCTGAAGATGGTTTGAAGTTAGTGCTGGTGATAATACTTCCCAGCCTGCCGCTTCTGGCTGGATATCGAACATTGCGGCCAATCCTTCGGTGGAGAGAATTAGCTGGGCGGAAGAATGGGCTGCATTTGGAACAACGACAATATTTTGTGTCGAATTGATGTCAAAAGAGTAATTAGAATTATAATACTGCTTAAGGTGGTTAAAATAAATAATACCTCTTTCAAGGCGGTGATTACCCTGTGCCATCGCTGCACATGTGGTTTCAAGCTGTGAATGATTAGGGTCATTGTCCATTGCGCCCAGCAGGTAAACTACATCCCGTTCCTTAAACTGGCCGCGTATGGTAGAATCAGCTACTGAGCTCAAATAAGGGCAGGCAGTAGAATTATGCAATCCATACCTCCATGAATTATATCCACTACAACCACTTGAAGGTACCTGAAATTGATTTAAGCTAGTCGACACCCTTCTTTTATTGTCCATATATAAGTAGGATGATGGGTTTGCAACAATATACTTTACCGGAACTGAAATAAGGTTTTCTGCTCGATTTACAGCCGCATAACGGTTCACATATTGTCCTCCTGAAGAATGGCCGGCCACAATGATCTGGCATAGGTTAGGGTTCTTATTCACCAACCGGAGAATGACACTGTCCATGACTGCAAAGGAGCTGAGCGGGTTCGAATTCAAAGAATTGAAACCTCTGATCATTCCGTTCGGAGATCCCCGCCAGCGAAGATAATTGCTGTTCAAACTATGAGCAGTTACATCATCATCATCGAGAAATTGAGGGGCAACTACTATGGCCTGGTTCTTTAAGTTTCCCAGTTCGGCTGCCTGTAGCATGGTTTCAAGGTAGAGGTCGGTATTTTTGCCTATACCGTGGATGTGCAACAAAGCTATTTTGTATTCAGCATTGACCGAATCCGGATGGCTGTTTGAAAAATAAGTGAATTTTAATTTTGTCCGTTGACGGTGAATTCAGCCTCTTTGTCCGAAATTGTATCCACAGGTGCAGCCATTGCAACGGTGCTAAGAAACAAGAAAGCAGAGGATAACCAGATAGTAAGAGAGGATTTCATTAATTGATTAATTTACAGAAATTTAAGGAGGGCATCAGGACAAATGTAGTCAAAGCCGGTTCCTAAAACTAATTGTCCTCTTTGTTGTAGCAGGCAGATGGGGAGTTTAAAGTCTATAAATCAGTTCTGAGTGTTCTCTCTAAGTTCTCCGTTCCTCCTCCTTCTATTTTTTTATTGACGTTGACTTTTTAATTATTTTTAAGTAAATAATAATATTGACATTTAGAATAAAGGCGGATAAAAATTAAAATAATTTCCGCCCAACCGTTCGACTCCGATAAGAGGCTACGTTTGAAAGCCTTTGGATTTAGTTTGAATAATCTGATTCCAAAGCATTCAATACCTTCAATGGGCTTTCCTGGATCGCACTTATAATAGTACCGGTATTCCGGCAGGCTTACATAACCCGCTTTCCCGGGTTCAGTTGAATGTAATCTTTCTTCTGATCAACAATTCCGGGGGCCTCAGCTCTTTCTGGTCCAGGAAACTTTATCCGCAAATAGCATAGAATTGTCCTGTCATACCCGCGAAGAGCAGGAGATTCCGGACATTTCGTGAAAAACGAAATGCCGGAATGACAATGAATTGGAAGAAAACTTAGCCGAAGCTTTTCTTCTTCCGTCAGCAAACCGCACAGGCACTTTGATCCAACCAAGTGAGGGCTATTTTCTAAAGCCTTTAGCTGTTGTAGCATGTGATGAATCGCAGGTATTCTCCTTTAATGCTTTATCCATCTTTTGGTCAGTACCTCCTTTTCGGTGAATATCCGAATAAAATATAGACCGGGAGAAAGTGCTGAGACATTCAATTCAGCATGATTGACCTGTAGATTGGCCGACACTGACATTTCGCGGCCAGATAAATCCAGGACCCTGATTTCTTTGATGGGAGCGGACGAGGTGATCCCCAGGGTTATTTGGGCAGGATTCGGGAAGAGTACCAAACGGCCTTGCGCAGGCTGACGGGGTAGGCCTGTTGGGAAATTCTGCGTATAGTATTCCGCCACCGCCTGAATATCGTCTTCCATCCTGCTGAAAGCGCCCAGTTGGCCGCTGCCGGTATTGGGGTGGAAAATGGAAGCTACCGTCAGTTGCAGTTCATCGCCCGGTGCAAAGCGCACAGGCCCTACCGAGCCAATTCCCCTGCGGTCACCTGGCTGATGGTTTTCGCTTTCTTCCGACCATTCGGATGAATTGCCCGGGTCACCGGGATAGGCATGGGTTGCCGGGGTAGTGCCTTTGTAGCCGTCTCCGCCCCGGGTAAGCGCTGAGCCATCTTTCCATCTTCCCCTGAGGTAGTGGTAATACTCAATTGGACTTTCGGGATTTCCCTGACTGGTAAAATCATTGTTATAATACATAAAATGCGACAAGTCCTGCCCAATAAAGGCAATGCTTTGCACAGGGGGTTGAGCGCCATATCCTTGAGAGCCGTCATCAAAAGAGTCACCATTATAACCGAAAAAGGCATTCAGGTCTGGGTTGGAACCGATAAAATCATCGAAGCCAAATCCAATATCAAAGTCCGCGAACATCCCGTAATAGAGCGAATCGTAGGTATGCTGGCTGCGGTTTATAATCCGGAATTCCAGATAAACAGTATTGTCCAATGGATTTCCATCAGCGGTGTCCAGCACAAAAGCAGTGGCATGGACTTCAATTCCCAAAGGTTCTCCACCGGTTTCCGTATGCGCTGCAAATTGGTCGTTCATCACCCAATAAAGCGTCTGGCTTCCGCGCACCTCCGGGTAGTCACCATGCTGTGGTTCGTACAAACCATTTTTATCTGCGTCTACAAAAGGTGCCATGCGTTTGGAGTGGCGGGTATTTGATGAATTTCCGGGCCAGTTGGCAATGCCGCTCGTAATGGGACCGCCTGCCTTAAATGCCTCCACCTCAGCCCTGCTAATGGCCCAAATGGAGTCCCAGGCTTGTACGGCAGGGCCGGTTGTGGTGCCGGTGGTGGTATCGAGCGGGCCAGGGTAAAAATCGTAGCCACCCTGCCTGTAAGTCATTGCCGCCAGGTGGAGGTTTCTGCCCGCATCCAGGCCACCAATCCATAGCGCTGCCCCAAATAGCGTGTGCTTGCCGCTTCCTCCCGGTACTTCAAAGCCAGGGGTGAAATCGAGGTTATAGAACATATCGCCACCATTGTGAATAACGGCACGCACATTATTGGATTCCAGTTTGCGGAGGCAGTTGGTATTTGTGCTTTTCCTGAATGGACGAAGAAAGCTGCCAGTACAATAAGTGGTAAAACGTATAGTATTTTCATTGGTAAATATTAATTGGTTTATTACAAAACAACGCTTTCTCATTCTTCCTGGTTTGCGTCAGTTTATAAGTGGCAATATTCGCGGCATAAATGAAAGAAAATGCCGACCTATTCCAAAACTAATTTATCAATTTTAACTATTCCGGAATTATTTTGTAGTATTAAAAAATACATACCAGATTTGAAAGTGGATAGGTTGAGACTTGTGGAATTACTAAACTCTTCTTTATATAAAACCCTGCCTGTAGCATCAAGAAGTTGTAGACTTAAGGATTGTGGTGTACCGGTCTTTATATTCACAATCCCAGTAGTAGGATTTGGATAAACCGAAGTTTTAACTAATTGATTTTCCTTTATCCCCATGGGTAACTTAGTGATACCTGAATCTTTCCCATTGATAACCCAACCAATTATGTCTGTATACCTGCCGATTGTGGAAATATTATAAATTAGATATCCTCTATAAAAATAGTTGCACTCAGGGGTGTAAAATCCAAATCCTTCACGTACATCATGCTGATCATATATTTGACAATCCAATATATAGATGGTACTTTCCAGACATTTCATTGAAGCCCCATTCTTTTGCCAGACCCTATTTTCTAATAATGATGGACTACCTGACGGAAAAGTAATGTACCCATAAGCCAGAACATGGGAAAGGTTCTGTAGAGGCGCATAGTAGGTAGTATCTCCCTGGCTTTCCTTCAGCGTTACATCCTCCGTTCTCCAATATTTATAATAAATCGAATCGGGCGTAATCAGTAGCTCAGTAATAGAATCCTTATAGACAAGATCCGGATACTTTTGATAGCCGAAATTATTCGAGTAGATACCGCCCATTTCATAGAAAAAGACATCTCCTTCAGAGAACTGAAAGTATTCCTGAAACTCCAGGTCCCGGAATCCCAGTTGGACATTATCATCTTCATAGCCGATGAGTTTTCCTGGTGGCATCATTTGAACCAATGGTGTTTGTAGGAAAGGCATTAGTTCCAGACAACCAAAATGTTTGCTCAATCGGAATGTATCGGTTGACTTGGTTCCTTTATTCGTAATCGTAAAATATTTTATCGAATCCAACTGACCTAAAATTACTTCTTCGGTCAGCTCAATCACTTTAAATGAGTAGTTGTCGTCCTCCCAAGTCTCATTCTTACCTGAAAAAGGAAGGAATTTGGTTTTGGATATCCCGGCAAAAACTGTATCTCCCAAAACAGAATATTCGGCTACGATAGGCCGATTCATGGCGCCTAAAGGAATTGTATCAAGATCAATGATACAGGTGTCGGAAAAAACCAGCGTGTTGGAATAAAAGTAAAAGATTGTATCACCGCTCATTTTGGAGGAGTCCAAATAAACCTTTTGATATTGGTTGCCGGAAGAAAAGTGCATGACAGCACCCAGGGGAAATGGCGACCAATCCTGGCAAATAACGGCTGAGGAAAAAAGGCTTAGAAAACCGACAACTTTAAGGATTTTCATT from Bacteroidia bacterium encodes the following:
- a CDS encoding T9SS type A sorting domain-containing protein — protein: MRKRCFVINQLIFTNENTIRFTTYCTGSFLRPFRKSTNTNCLRKLESNNVRAVIHNGGDMFYNLDFTPGFEVPGGSGKHTLFGAALWIGGLDAGRNLHLAAMTYRQGGYDFYPGPLDTTTGTTTGPAVQAWDSIWAISRAEVEAFKAGGPITSGIANWPGNSSNTRHSKRMAPFVDADKNGLYEPQHGDYPEVRGSQTLYWVMNDQFAAHTETGGEPLGIEVHATAFVLDTADGNPLDNTVYLEFRIINRSQHTYDSLYYGMFADFDIGFGFDDFIGSNPDLNAFFGYNGDSFDDGSQGYGAQPPVQSIAFIGQDLSHFMYYNNDFTSQGNPESPIEYYHYLRGRWKDGSALTRGGDGYKGTTPATHAYPGDPGNSSEWSEESENHQPGDRRGIGSVGPVRFAPGDELQLTVASIFHPNTGSGQLGAFSRMEDDIQAVAEYYTQNFPTGLPRQPAQGRLVLFPNPAQITLGITSSAPIKEIRVLDLSGREMSVSANLQVNHAELNVSALSPGLYFIRIFTEKEVLTKRWIKH
- a CDS encoding T9SS type A sorting domain-containing protein, which produces MAGTYTIGGASPDFADIQAAVDALHSYGICSDVTFKIRDGIYNEQVELNEFVDSGQSMSVNFEAETPSTKGVKWEYQNSSEDSDFVLMLKGTNNVRFRHITFNSARGDYTGLVLGDGHLNNISFEHCIFQVDTVISSSSSDHYSIYLKGDLNGISFKNNVINGNYYGLSILPNYGNYVSLEDNRFSGQQQMAISVARTGNLLVSGNYMANAGWGMSLSQLLDSVVVKNNQVYVNGNIGIFLRQLKKNSLTMFNNFIVIDGYFAVARGLFIQDSWGLNIYHNSIVMGMTGSGASSAVELDNVRELNFLNNIVSGKEGAYVYVIENNCQDLFFDHNALYSKNNYVNLKGVKIFSNFNEWQGYQIGSQQQDMNSVDVLPDFVSITDLHLINDSGVGGMGIPVGIVANDIDGESRDILMPDIGADEVNDKSQVDAGIYKVEIQGNKYCEGNRTLTAVIKNYGIDTLTTLTIEWKVNQVNQTTAQWNGKLSPNDTASIFLDTLNIAQDSGYDFSVWTTMPNGVADSVASNDSFHISFHTDRGVSLPDSAFVCMPDSLMLTAEIFKSVLWNTSETTVSIFVKDSGTYSVEVETVNGCKYSDSTKVIVDEDCVWPGDANADGIVNNLDILAIGVKHGKTGPARLYDSGYWAPHHVLTWKDTLANGVDIKHTDCDGDGIINYLDTNIVSRNYSYTHNKAGGTVSGVSGDPVLAVSFTKSNYNPGDEVVVNVSFGDDQINAQDIYGLAFSLNRPDDLIEPGSISWDYSGSWLSGAGPALLVFNKWTGQGYRIESAISRVNQTNKSGSGTIATLRFHLKSSVSVDKMVIKFENVHIIDNNEIPVPFITKSDSVIFKTGVTGNDLRPAVLVYPNPANDLIYIDYGTLVVSSMILTDLNGKIIRQIEKPEGPKHTLNVEGLPQGIYLLQIKSQESIIVNRIGIGF
- a CDS encoding YCF48-related protein, with product MHIHGIGKNTDLYLETMLQAAELGNLKNQAIVVAPQFLDDDDVTAHSLNSNYLRWRGSPNGMIRGFNSLNSNPLSSFAVMDSVILRLVNKNPNLCQIIVAGHSSGGQYVNRYAAVNRAENLISVPVKYIVANPSSYLYMDNKRRVSTSLNQFQVPSSGCSGYNSWRYGLHNSTACPYLSSVADSTIRGQFKERDVVYLLGAMDNDPNHSQLETTCAAMAQGNHRLERGIIYFNHLKQYYNSNYSFDINSTQNIVVVPNAAHSSAQLILSTEGLAAMFDIQPEAAGWEVLSPALTSNHLQDVFFIDSLYGWVCGNSGTILRTTNGGNSWSAPSSVSGTSTSHIRSIFFINRNTGWATRNSGRVLKTTNGGVN
- a CDS encoding T9SS type A sorting domain-containing protein — encoded protein: MKILKVVGFLSLFSSAVICQDWSPFPLGAVMHFSSGNQYQKVYLDSSKMSGDTIFYFYSNTLVFSDTCIIDLDTIPLGAMNRPIVAEYSVLGDTVFAGISKTKFLPFSGKNETWEDDNYSFKVIELTEEVILGQLDSIKYFTITNKGTKSTDTFRLSKHFGCLELMPFLQTPLVQMMPPGKLIGYEDDNVQLGFRDLEFQEYFQFSEGDVFFYEMGGIYSNNFGYQKYPDLVYKDSITELLITPDSIYYKYWRTEDVTLKESQGDTTYYAPLQNLSHVLAYGYITFPSGSPSLLENRVWQKNGASMKCLESTIYILDCQIYDQHDVREGFGFYTPECNYFYRGYLIYNISTIGRYTDIIGWVINGKDSGITKLPMGIKENQLVKTSVYPNPTTGIVNIKTGTPQSLSLQLLDATGRVLYKEEFSNSTSLNLSTFKSGMYFLILQNNSGIVKIDKLVLE